Sequence from the Panthera tigris isolate Pti1 chromosome D3, P.tigris_Pti1_mat1.1, whole genome shotgun sequence genome:
ttgagagtcagatgctcaaccaactgaaccacccagatgccccaaaatatcaaacttttaaacaaaaacaggatCTTTAGTCTCCAGCTCGGCTCAACACCATACTGTTACTGATCCTGTCTCAGGTTTCTGCGTTGGAAACCTAGTGATGGGAAATTCTAGAGAAGTCGTGGTTTTACTTGCTCTGATGGGGCTAGGGAAATGAAagaatttggttttgaaaatagTGAATTAGAGGTGTCAGTGTGGCATCCAGGTGGCCACATCTGAGAACTGAGTCCGGTGGGAAGGGGtggcagggtgggcagggcacCCTTATTTCACATACTTGGCCCATGATAGGTGCACATTCAGCACATGTGGTTTAAATCACTGTTCCTCAGGGTTTGCATCATGGTTCAGGAATCTTTTCAAATTCTCTCATCCaaagtttttctcttctttcctaaacCTTCTACATCACGAACCTCCGATATGTTCCCATATGGGTGTGGAAGTTTACTGCTTgggtgttaaaagaaaaacatcttctgaggaaatgaaaaacaactaAATTCCACTAGAATTTGGGGATGGGGGATGAAGGGGGAAGGCGACAGTAATTATGAATTGGCTCAATCTCCTCTTTATTAACTGACCCTCCAGAAGGAGAATAGGAACgaagagaaatcaaagagaagaaaggtagtagtcaaggaaaaaagaaagaaaaaagattacgGGAGCTAAATATACAGTGAAGAGAGCTTGGCCAAGCATCGAAGAAGGGCAGATGTGTTTCCAAATAGGGGTGGTGGTTTTAGATATGTCAGAAAGTACAGTTCCAAATGATCGGTGGAAAATAAAGGCTATTTAGACTGGGCGCAGCAGAATAAGAGGGTTCACTGGAGAATCAAACTGAGGAACAGGACTTTCAGCAACATGGAAGCCCTACTGCCTCAACTCCAGGTTTTCTGGACCAAGTGTTGGCACCAACGATGGAAACTCTTGCCGTAGTTTCAGGACCCTGGACCAAATAGAGTCTTTCCATTTTGACTTTGTAATTCTGAACACAGCCTTCAATGGAACAATCTCGGTGAAAGACTTGTCACTTTCTTTAGTTTATCCTCAGGTAACCACTTTCCTTGCCATCTAACGAAGCATGAGATATTCTGGACGACTCCCACAACCGGAGGGAAATGTGGCTCCTATAACTACACCACTCCTGTGAGGCAGAGGAAtctgaccaaaaaaaatttttttaatgtttatttatttattttgagagagagagagagagacagagagagaacgtgagcggggagaggcagagagagaaggggagagaaaatcccaggcaggctccaccctgtcagtgcagatccaGCCACGAgactcgagcccacgaaccgtgagatcatgacctgagctgaaagcaagagtcagacgcttggggaacctacgtggctcagtcagttgaacgtctgagttgggctcaggtcatgatcttgtggttcttaagttcgagccccacatcgccAAGCCCTGccatctgtgctggcagctggagcctgctttggattctttctccctctctctctccccctcccctgctcgcacgctgtctctctctcaaaaataaataaacattaaaaaaaaaaatttaagagtaggacacttacccgactgagccacctcggcgcCCCAAGAATCTGACAAATGTTTAGCGAAGGTGAATCTTGGGAAAAGAAATGTCATGATGCCCAAGTCGGATCAGAATCATTCCCCACTTCTAGAGGCTCATTGCTTGGCCTCATGAAGGACCCGAGATGAAGTTCATATCAAATGTTGGGTTATGTCACTCAGACAATGAGCAACAGGGGCTCAGGAAAGGGTCAGGTGAGTGAATGGGCCCCGATAATAATATTAATGAGAACATTATTTAATGAGTGCTTCCAATGTGCAAGGAGCCATACCAAGTGCTTCACACACTGTGTCCCATTTCATCCTCACAGTGATCCTGGGGTAGGCactattactatccccatttcacagatgaggaaggtaAGGTTCAGAGATGTGAATTCACTTGCCCATTGAGAGGTGGATCTGGGATGTCAACTTGGGCAGACCAACTCCTGAGGCCAGAGAAGGTCTCATGTCACAGGTAGGACTTGAACTGGGCCCAGGGGTAGTATGTGGATGGGCTGACCAGATGAGAGGCAAAGCAGCACAGTGATAGCTATGAGTGGTTAAGAGCAAGGGTGGTGTAGACCTTGGTTGAGTCCGGCCTTTATCAGTTACTAGCATTGGGATCTGGGGCATGGATCTTGAGCAGCtcgtgcctcagtttcatcatctgtaaagtagggatgGCCACAGTGCCCAAACTCATAAGATTGTTGGTAGCATTTCGTGAGATCATGCTTGTGAAGTGCCTAGAACGGTGCCCGACCTATggcaagcattcaataaatacaaagCTTACTGACATAGGAGAAATAGCTCAGGCCGCATCACCCTCGGTTAGTTCTAAGGAGCCTGGAGGTTACCTACTGGGGAAGAGCCAACGGAAGTGAGTTCCGCTGaaggcagaggagacagaatttgaTGGGAGTTGGAGTGTGTATCAGCTGCTGTCCATGTGAACAGCTCTGTGCCAGCAGAAGGAGATTCGGCACGCTCCTCAGAGTCAGAGCACTGTCACTTGGCCATTGAGCAAAGGcctaggaaaataaatataacagatGAGTATCCGGAAAGAGGAGGTGTGGGAAGGCCAACCTCAAGACGGGGAAGaagagcagagaaacagaagagcTACTCTTAGAATTCCTTTATTGCCCAACATTTCCCTTCTGTCCCTGCCATGCAGAGCAATGGCAGACAGTAGCCCAAGAGCCGGGATTCACCGGCTTTGAAAGGATGCTTGCCTGCCCAGTCTCCAGCCATTCACAAACGCTTCCCAAAGACAAACCCTTGCCAACACCCTGCTCTAAAACTGACCCACCTCTCGGGAGGTGAGGCCAGGGCTCACCACTGAATGGGCCCCATTGTCCTCCCAAGCGTCTGTGGGTCCAGATGCCTTTGGCCTGGAGGTGGTTCCACCGCGGCCTGCAGTGCGGTCTGCCTGCAGACTTTGATTCACTCCAGGGACAACACTCAGAAAAATGAAACGGGCAACACATGCGATTCCAGGAGCTCCTGCCAGACGCATACTCTGTTTTTCCAtcatttctctcctccccctcaggAGGGAGCCTCCTTTGGCATTTGGTGTATAAAAACTCAAAATCACCAGCAGGACGAGCACCTGATAAGGAGCGAGGCATTGCCCAACAGTTACCAGGAAGAGGTGTCTTTGTTCCTGTTTCAAGCCCTTGACACCGCTAACAGCTCTAATTACTGAATTTGCCATGGGatgtaaaataaaaccacattccAGAAACCGTGTAGTCTCCCGGGAGAGAAATGTAGGGAGAGGTGCCCAGGGTTGCAGGAACgtgttctttcatttctggtcCCTAACCTTGGCAGCTCTTTGGAGAATGTAACAGTACCTTCTTTATGTGCATGAAGAAGGCCACTTTTGCACATGTAAGGATCTATCTCCCTACCTGGATCCACAAATGTGGTCTGTGTATTTGACTAAGTTGCGTGCAAACCATGCTTCTTAAGAACGTTAGGATCTTACTAATTCACCCAAgcccttttgggggggggggggcggaatgaGAGCTTCACAAGTTCCTGAGGCTACAAGCACAACAAAATAGAACTTCTTCCAGCCTAATTTAACTATAAAATCTGATGATGTAACACCCACCCAGATCCACATCACAAACCAAAGTGACATCACAAATACTAGGGACAATGGTTCAAAACTGCCTGCGTGTGAGCCAAAATCCAAACAAACTGCAAATTGCTCATATAtgactgaggcagagaaagacaggtgactagaaatattaaaacaaaacaaagcaaaacaaccaccaaaaaaagcaaaagagaaaaagggaaaaggaaataaatatttcttccccCTACTAAgctagataaaataaaatttaaggcaACCGAAACAATGgtaaggtgattttattttttttaccgaTGACGTTTCTTAGAAGGCCAGGTCTCTTTAAATGTGTGCTTCTAATCTATCCAAATTGTTCTCTTGTTCTTGGCTGGTCCCAGGAAATGGAGGTCAGCATCATTTACCTTGTGCTTTTGCCTTTATGGAACCCAGTATTTCTTGAGCAGCCTTTCTTGGCCCATGGCGGTCTGGTTAAGAATTATATTTAGGGTTTGGCAGAACTTTACCTGCTGTTCTTTCTGTGTTGCGGCATGGTGGAGGGGTGACTGCAGTTCCTAGAGGAGTGTTGAGTGATCTCATTTCCATTCCTTTCCCGCCACGGTTCCCTAAGCTTTCCAGTAGACAGGAATTGTCTCTGATTCCTTGTAAGTGCTTCCCAAACCTCCACTTCCAGCTTCCGGAACAAGCATTGCTATGTTCTCTGACAGCCTGAATATCATCGTGACCTTGTTTCTGTACTTGCTACAAAAAGCTTTGGTGAGCAGGAGACCAGATGGATAGAAAGATTTCTAAGAGCTGTGTAGAAGGAATGATGTGTAAAAAGATGTTAATACTTTGCCAAAGTGGACCTTCTAGTCTCTGCTTGGGAACTggtctttttttaattcctttttctccctttgtaatTCTAGCATCCAATCTACGTGAGACGAGACTCCAGCATCCCCACCTATGGGCTCCGTCAGTCCATCCTACTGAACACCAGGCTTCAGGACTGCTATGTGGACTCACCGGCTCTCACCAACATCTGGACGGCCAGAATGTGTGCAAAGCAGAACATCAGGACCCCAGCACCAGGTAGCACCTCTTCTTGGGAAGTTGTAAAGAATCCGTTAATTGCCAGTTCTTTCTCCCTGATTAAGCTGGTGCTCAGGCGACAACTTAAGAATAAGTGTTACCCAGGACCACGCAAGTTTGAAGAAAAGCCCTCGAAGGGATTAAAACCCAAGGACAATTCAGCAACAAAAGCCATGCATCGGTGCGGGATAAGAAACTCCATCAGTTCCAAGGGCAAACGGCCAGTGGGGCAGCACTCAGGCTCACCGAGGCTCAGGAGGTCTGCAGGAGGCATCAACAAGGTACATGGTGGCTGTGGTGGAGGAAATGGGACGGAGTGGGGACAGGGAAACGTAAGCTAGGGAACATTTAATGCTTAAGTGATTTATATAGAGTGAAGGAAAATCCTAAAGTTAAAGACAGGGCTGTGGGGGGcggtggtggagggtggggatgTGGGCAGCAGCATGCTATAGTGGAGAGAGTACCAGATCTGGGCTCATGCTGTTTACACCCTGCCTGGTTCTATGGGAGGATGAAGCGGCTTTCATAAGCACGGGCAGAAGGATCTTGATGCAAAGGGAAAACAAGGGTGGGAAAAGCCCGGATACGGGTAGCGCCCTTACGCACACACCCCGAACACCAAGAGGTGAGCTGCAGATCTTGCTGTGAACTTCCACCTGGAGAACCTGGCCTCCCAAGAGGTCCATCACTCCATGGGGCCAGCAGAGCTCAGACTGCACCCTGGAGCTAAGCTGTCTGGCTTCAGATTCCAGCTCTAACTATAATTGAGGAGAACCGTGGGCttagcctctctctgcctctgtcttcttcatctataaaatggggaataaTGGCCCTTCCCCCACAGGGTTTCACGATTAAGCTAATAGAGTGCAAAGGGTAAATGCTTAACATCCTGCATGGCATTCAATAGATGACAGGATGGTTATTAACCTTctaactgtgtggccttgggcaaaccAATTCCGATTTCCTTGCCTGTCAAACCGTCCCCTGCTGACCTTACAGGGTTATGGGGGAACGCACGCAGTGGCATACATGAAGGAATTCAGTAAACTAGAACACGCTAGACAAATGTTGGTTGTGGCTGTAACCAAGACTCTGGGACACAAATCCCAGATAATTATTCTGAGCTCCCTTCTCAAGTTTTAGCTTtgacttctctgctttcttcctggCTAGAGTAAAGAaagttcaaaggagaaaaaagtaacaGTCCGCCAAGATCTTGAGAAGAGATATGCCGAACATGTGGCTGCCACCCAAGCATTACCCCGGAACATTGGGACAGCGGCCTGGAAGGGCCGAGCGTTGTTTCCtgaaaccagacagagacagcagTTGTCCGAGGACAAGCTGACCATCCACGGCCTCTCCACAGAGGGTTACAGGGCTCTGTACCACTCTGTGGTTGAGCCGATGCTATGGAATCCTTCAGGGACCCCCAAGAGGTACAGCTTGGAGCTGGGCAAGGCCATCAAACAAAAGCTCTGGGAGGCTCTGTACAGCCAGGCCGCCAGTCCTGGAG
This genomic interval carries:
- the CD3H22orf31 gene encoding uncharacterized protein C22orf31 homolog isoform X1, which translates into the protein MHPIYVRRDSSIPTYGLRQSILLNTRLQDCYVDSPALTNIWTARMCAKQNIRTPAPGSTSSWEVVKNPLIASSFSLIKLVLRRQLKNKCYPGPRKFEEKPSKGLKPKDNSATKAMHRCGIRNSISSKGKRPVGQHSGSPRLRRSAGGINKSKESSKEKKVTVRQDLEKRYAEHVAATQALPRNIGTAAWKGRALFPETRQRQQLSEDKLTIHGLSTEGYRALYHSVVEPMLWNPSGTPKRYSLELGKAIKQKLWEALYSQAASPGGAQDPVPGRRQLEVHEEPVPKKWPKLKREK
- the CD3H22orf31 gene encoding uncharacterized protein C22orf31 homolog isoform X2, producing MCAKQNIRTPAPGSTSSWEVVKNPLIASSFSLIKLVLRRQLKNKCYPGPRKFEEKPSKGLKPKDNSATKAMHRCGIRNSISSKGKRPVGQHSGSPRLRRSAGGINKSKESSKEKKVTVRQDLEKRYAEHVAATQALPRNIGTAAWKGRALFPETRQRQQLSEDKLTIHGLSTEGYRALYHSVVEPMLWNPSGTPKRYSLELGKAIKQKLWEALYSQAASPGGAQDPVPGRRQLEVHEEPVPKKWPKLKREK